A single window of Synechococcus sp. C9 DNA harbors:
- the bchB gene encoding ferredoxin:protochlorophyllide reductase (ATP-dependent) subunit B: MKLAYWMYAGPAHIGTLRVASSFRRVHAIMHAPLGDDYFNVMRSMLERERHFTPVTASIVDRHVLAQGSQEKVVDNITRKDAEEHPDLIVVTPTCTSSILQEDLQNFVERATEQTRCDVLLADVNHYRVNELQAADRTLEQIIRFYLQKAAKKGTLNTQKTAQPSVNILGITTLGFHNQHDLKELKKLMGELGIQVNVVLPEGATVDQIALLPQAWFNLVPYREIGLLSAQYLQAEFGLPMVQTTPMGVMATAQCIREIQQVLNTQGQAVNYESYIDEQTRFVSQAAWFSRSIDCQNLTGKKAVVFGDNTHAAAMTQILAREMGIHVVWAGTYCTYDGDWFRAQVSPYCDDVIITDDHTRIGDAIAQAEPAAIFGTQMERHVGKRLHIPCGVISAPVHIQNFPLGYRPFLGYEGTNQIADLVYNSFTLGMEDHLLEIFGGHDTKEVITKTLSAATDLSWTPEAQKELNKVPGFVRGKVKRNTEKFAREQGLTTISVEVMYAAKEAVGA, encoded by the coding sequence ATGAAATTAGCCTATTGGATGTATGCTGGACCCGCCCACATTGGTACGCTCCGGGTGGCGAGTTCCTTTCGCCGGGTACACGCCATCATGCACGCCCCCTTGGGGGATGATTATTTCAATGTCATGCGTTCGATGCTGGAGCGGGAGCGCCATTTTACCCCCGTCACGGCGAGCATTGTGGACCGCCATGTGCTGGCGCAGGGTTCCCAGGAAAAGGTGGTGGACAATATCACCCGCAAGGATGCGGAGGAACATCCCGATTTGATCGTGGTCACCCCCACCTGTACCTCCAGTATTTTGCAGGAGGATTTGCAGAATTTTGTGGAACGGGCGACGGAACAAACCCGCTGTGATGTACTTTTGGCGGATGTGAACCATTACCGGGTGAATGAACTCCAAGCCGCCGACCGCACCCTTGAACAAATCATTCGTTTTTATCTGCAAAAAGCGGCAAAAAAAGGCACATTAAATACCCAAAAAACCGCCCAACCTTCGGTGAATATCCTGGGAATAACGACCCTGGGATTTCACAACCAACACGACCTAAAAGAATTAAAAAAATTAATGGGCGAACTGGGGATTCAAGTGAATGTGGTTCTGCCGGAGGGAGCTACCGTTGACCAAATTGCCCTGCTCCCCCAAGCCTGGTTTAATCTCGTCCCCTACCGAGAAATTGGCTTGCTTTCTGCCCAATATCTGCAAGCGGAATTTGGTCTGCCTATGGTACAGACAACGCCAATGGGAGTGATGGCAACGGCGCAATGTATTCGAGAAATTCAACAGGTCTTAAATACCCAAGGACAGGCGGTAAATTATGAATCCTATATTGATGAGCAAACCCGGTTTGTTTCCCAGGCGGCTTGGTTTTCCCGTTCGATTGATTGCCAAAATTTGACGGGTAAAAAAGCGGTCGTTTTTGGGGACAATACCCACGCCGCCGCCATGACCCAAATTTTAGCTAGGGAAATGGGCATCCATGTGGTTTGGGCGGGCACCTATTGCACCTATGATGGGGATTGGTTCCGGGCGCAGGTATCCCCCTATTGTGATGACGTAATCATTACCGATGACCACACCCGGATTGGGGATGCCATTGCCCAGGCGGAACCAGCGGCGATCTTTGGCACCCAGATGGAACGCCATGTGGGGAAACGCCTGCACATTCCCTGTGGGGTGATTTCCGCCCCGGTGCATATCCAAAATTTCCCCTTGGGGTACCGCCCGTTTCTCGGTTACGAAGGCACCAATCAAATTGCCGATTTGGTGTACAACTCCTTTACATTGGGGATGGAAGACCACCTGTTGGAAATTTTCGGCGGTCACGATACCAAGGAAGTGATTACCAAAACCCTTTCGGCGGCTACGGATTTGTCCTGGACACCGGAGGCACAAAAGGAGTTGAACAAAGTGCCCGGTTTTGTGCGGGGAAAAGTCAAACGCAATACGGAAAAATTCGCCCGGGAACAGGGGTTGACCACCATCAGCGTCGAAGTTATGTATGCCGCCAAGGAAGCGGTGGGTGCTTAG